The following proteins come from a genomic window of Oncorhynchus clarkii lewisi isolate Uvic-CL-2024 chromosome 23, UVic_Ocla_1.0, whole genome shotgun sequence:
- the LOC139381214 gene encoding nuclear factor NF-kappa-B p100 subunit-like isoform X3 → MSGALRMDEAQYSMKMIENELMMNLSYEFMPPVDVKIEPYVPETAHGPYIQIIEEPKQRGFRFRYECEGPSHGGLPGASSERNRRTYPTVKVSNYVGIARVEVQLVTHSDPPQVHAHSLVGRQCCTESGICSMDVGPNDLTAQFSNLGILHVTKRGVGEVLCKRLRDEKRRQGGQHYHFTDAEEQAIGREAKELGKIMDLNIVRLKFTAYLQDSNGGFSRALKPVVSNPIYDSKSPNASNLKISRMDKTSGSVLGGDEIFLLCDKVQKDDIEIRFYEEDDGSWEAFGDFSPTDVHKQYAIVFKTPPYHSAEIERQVTVFLQLKRKKGGDCSDPKQFTYVPRVQDKEEVQRKKQKPFFYNDQWGGPLGGAGGAGRGAGGFGGGAGGGGGFQFNQQMNGTGWMGGGFSGFGGGGAQMSGTTAQAEGTQQQQAGGMAGQTPGQTSSPLQQQLFQIAATLQSRATRMSKQTAGALLQYCTTGDVRVLLAMQRHLCGVQDKNGDTPLHLAIIHQQSAVTQQLVHTLLTIQQHKVLNKLNHLGQTPLHLAVITRQVKVVDVLLRAGADPTLLDRDGRTALHLAALAGDDVTLRVLLGHLGERYLHLVNMADYHGLHPLHLAVCKGGERCLRLLVEGGAKINAPEQKSGCSALHLAVRENYFKVACTLITELKADVNMCTFGGNTPLHLAASRSSPPLCSMLIAAGADKNLENDEPLFFSSSSSDEEQEDGPVRDFRESALPNTTPLSEGEQVNPRKRSATGHTPFDLAKCHKVRNLLDTRQSPKPSQQSSKKPKPSSMEAERGQLDSETLSKLCELLSLNDVPWRQLAEKLNMLSLAHLYQESPLPCHNLLENYQLGGGPVEGLVEALQSLGLTEGVRLLRQAELREDKQNTDQTVDSGFASQPMEEEMEEPGLANQ, encoded by the exons ATGTCTGGAGCACTGAG AATGGATGAAGCTCAGTACAGCATGAAAATGATTGAAAATGAG CTGATGATGAATTTGTCCTATGAGTTCATGCCCCCTGTGGATGTCAAGATCGAGCCCTATGTACCGGAGACCG CTCATGGACCCTACATTCAGATCATTGAGGAGCCCAAACAG AGAGGCTTCAGATTCCGCTATGAGTGTGAGGGTCCGTCCCACGGTGGGCTCCCAGGGGCCTCAAGCGAGAGGAACAGGAGGACCTATCCAACTGTCAAG gtgtctAACTATGTGGGGATTGCCAGGGTGGAGGTGCAGCTAGTGACCCACTCAGACCCCCCCCAGGTCCACGCTCACAGTCTGGTGGGGAGGCAGTGCTGCACGGAGAGTGGCATATGCAGTATGGATGTGGGCCCAAACGACCTCACAGCACA gttcAGTAACCTGGGCATCCTTCATGTCActaagagaggggtgggggaagtGTTGTGCAAGAGACtgagagatgagaagaggaggCAAGGGGGGCAGCACTATCATTTTACTG ATGCAGAGGAACAAGCCATAGGGAGAGAAGCCAAGGAGCTTGGGAAGATCATGGACCTGAACATAGTGAGGTTAAAGTTCACGGCCTACCTCCAGGACAGTAACGGCGGGTTCTCTAGGGCCCTGAAGCCGGTGGTCTCCAACCCCATCTATGACAGCA AGTCACCCAATGCCTCAAACCTGAAGATCTCCCGTATGGATAAGACCAGTGGGTCTGTGCTGGGAGGAGATGAGATCTTCCTACTGTGTGACAAAGTACAGAAAG ATGACATTGAGATCCGCTTTTATGAAGAGGATGATGGAAGCTGGGAGGCCTTTGGTGATTTCTCTCCAACTGATGTCCACAAGCAG TACGCCATTGTGTTTAAGACGCCGCCGTACCACAGCGCCGAGATCGAGCGTCAAGTCACTGTATTCCTCCAGTTGAAAAGGAAGAAAGGCGGCGACTGCAGCGACCCCAAGCAGTTTACCTACGTTCCCCGAGTTCAGG ATAAAGAGGAGGTGCAGCGTAAAAAGCAGAAGCCCTTCTTCTATAATGACCAATGGGGAGGACCTCTGGGAGGGGCTGGGGGTGCAGGGAGAGGGGCCGGAGGATTCGGAGGCGGAGCAGGTGGCGGTGGCG GCTTCCAGTTTAACCAGCAGATGAATGGAACGGGGTGGATGGGGGGTGGATTCTCTGGTTTTGGGGGCGGTGGAGCCCAGATGTCAGGCACCACTGCCCAGGCTGAGGGGACCCAGCAGCAACAGGCAGGAGGGATGGCCGGACAGACGCCAGGACAGACATCCTCACCACTACAACAGCAGCTCTTCCAGATTG CTGCCACTCTCCAGAGCAGGGCCACTCGGATGAGCAAGCAGACAGCTGGGGCTCTACTACAGTACTGCACCACTGGGGACGTCCGGGTCCTTCTGGCAATGCAGAGACACCTATGTGGGGTCCAGGATAAAAACGGAGACAC GCCTTTGCACCTGGCCATCATTCACCAGCAGTCAGCTGTGACCCAGCAGCTGGTTCATACACTCCTCACCATCCAGCAACACAAAGTCCTTAACAAGCTCAACCACCTCGGCCAG actcCTCTCCATCTGGCGGTGATCACCAGGCAGGTTAAGGTGGTGGATGTTCTCCTCCGGGCCGGAGCAGACCCCACCCTGCTGGACCGGGACGGACGGACCGCCCTGCACCTGGCAGCGCTGGCCGGGGATGACGTCACACTCCGGGTCCTGCTGGGCCACCTAGGAGAACGCTACCTCCACCTGGTCAACATGGCCGACTATCATG gtctccaTCCTCTCCACCTGGCTGTTTGTAAGGGAGGAGAGCGCTGTCTGCGTCTGCTGGTGGAGGGCGGGGCTAAGATCAACGCCCCGGAGCAGAAGAGTGGATGCTCCGCCCTCCACCTGGCTGTTAGAGAGAACTACTTCAAAGTGGCCTGCACTCTCATCACAGAG CTGAAAGCAGATGTAAACATGTGTACGTTTGGAGGGAACACTCCTCTCCATCTGGCCGCCAGTCGCAGCTCCCCCCCCCTCTGCTCCATGCTCATTGCTGCAG GAGCCGACAAGAATCTGGAGAACGACGAGCCGCTCTTCTTCAGCTCCTCCTCGTCAGATGAGGAGCAGGAGGATGGACCAGTAAGAGATTTCAGAGAGTCGGCGCTACCGAACACAACACCACTTTCAGAGGGAGAACAAGTCAACCCTCGTAAGAGGTCAGCGACAGGACATACACCCTTTGACCTGGCTAAATGTCATAAG GTGAGAAACCTTCTAGACACCAGACAGAGTCCCAAGCCCAGTCAACAATCAAGTAAAAAGCCTAAACCGAGCAGCATGGAAG CAGAAAGAGGGCAGCTAGACAGTGAGACGCTAAGCAAGCTGTGTGAGCTCCTCAGTCTGAACGATGTGCCCTGGAGACAGCTGGCAGAGAAACTCAACATGCTCTCACTGGCACACCTATATCAGGAGAGTCCCTTGCCCTGTCACAACTTGCTGGAGAATTACCAG ttgggtgGCGGTCCAGTGGAAGGCCTGGTGGAAGCTCTACAGTCTCTGGGTCTGACTGAAGGAGTGAGACTACTGAGACAGGCTGAGCTGAGAGAGGACAAACAAAACACAG ATCAGACAGTGGACAGTGGCTTTGCTAGTCAGCcaatggaggaggagatggaggagccaGGCTTGGCCAACCAGTGA
- the LOC139381214 gene encoding nuclear factor NF-kappa-B p100 subunit-like isoform X4 has translation MSGALRMDEAQYSMKMIENELMMNLSYEFMPPVDVKIEPYVPETAHGPYIQIIEEPKQRGFRFRYECEGPSHGGLPGASSERNRRTYPTVKVSNYVGIARVEVQLVTHSDPPQVHAHSLVGRQCCTESGICSMDVGPNDLTAQFSNLGILHVTKRGVGEVLCKRLRDEKRRQGGQHYHFTDAEEQAIGREAKELGKIMDLNIVRLKFTAYLQDSNGGFSRALKPVVSNPIYDSKSPNASNLKISRMDKTSGSVLGGDEIFLLCDKVQKDDIEIRFYEEDDGSWEAFGDFSPTDVHKQYAIVFKTPPYHSAEIERQVTVFLQLKRKKGGDCSDPKQFTYVPRVQDKEEVQRKKQKPFFYNDQWGGPLGGAGGAGRGAGGFGGGAGGGGGFQFNQQMNGTGWMGGGFSGFGGGGAQMSGTTAQAEGTQQQQAGGMAGQTPGQTSSPLQQQLFQIAATLQSRATRMSKQTAGALLQYCTTGDVRVLLAMQRHLCGVQDKNGDTPLHLAIIHQQSAVTQQLVHTLLTIQQHKVLNKLNHLGQTPLHLAVITRQVKVVDVLLRAGADPTLLDRDGRTALHLAALAGDDVTLRVLLGHLGERYLHLVNMADYHGLHPLHLAVCKGGERCLRLLVEGGAKINAPEQKSGCSALHLAVRENYFKVACTLITELKADVNMCTFGGNTPLHLAASRSSPPLCSMLIAAGADKNLENDEPLFFSSSSSDEEQEDGPVRDFRESALPNTTPLSEGEQVNPRKRSATGHTPFDLAKCHKVRNLLDTRQSPKPSQQSSKKPKPSSMEERGQLDSETLSKLCELLSLNDVPWRQLAEKLNMLSLAHLYQESPLPCHNLLENYQLGGGPVEGLVEALQSLGLTEGVRLLRQAELREDKQNTDQTVDSGFASQPMEEEMEEPGLANQ, from the exons ATGTCTGGAGCACTGAG AATGGATGAAGCTCAGTACAGCATGAAAATGATTGAAAATGAG CTGATGATGAATTTGTCCTATGAGTTCATGCCCCCTGTGGATGTCAAGATCGAGCCCTATGTACCGGAGACCG CTCATGGACCCTACATTCAGATCATTGAGGAGCCCAAACAG AGAGGCTTCAGATTCCGCTATGAGTGTGAGGGTCCGTCCCACGGTGGGCTCCCAGGGGCCTCAAGCGAGAGGAACAGGAGGACCTATCCAACTGTCAAG gtgtctAACTATGTGGGGATTGCCAGGGTGGAGGTGCAGCTAGTGACCCACTCAGACCCCCCCCAGGTCCACGCTCACAGTCTGGTGGGGAGGCAGTGCTGCACGGAGAGTGGCATATGCAGTATGGATGTGGGCCCAAACGACCTCACAGCACA gttcAGTAACCTGGGCATCCTTCATGTCActaagagaggggtgggggaagtGTTGTGCAAGAGACtgagagatgagaagaggaggCAAGGGGGGCAGCACTATCATTTTACTG ATGCAGAGGAACAAGCCATAGGGAGAGAAGCCAAGGAGCTTGGGAAGATCATGGACCTGAACATAGTGAGGTTAAAGTTCACGGCCTACCTCCAGGACAGTAACGGCGGGTTCTCTAGGGCCCTGAAGCCGGTGGTCTCCAACCCCATCTATGACAGCA AGTCACCCAATGCCTCAAACCTGAAGATCTCCCGTATGGATAAGACCAGTGGGTCTGTGCTGGGAGGAGATGAGATCTTCCTACTGTGTGACAAAGTACAGAAAG ATGACATTGAGATCCGCTTTTATGAAGAGGATGATGGAAGCTGGGAGGCCTTTGGTGATTTCTCTCCAACTGATGTCCACAAGCAG TACGCCATTGTGTTTAAGACGCCGCCGTACCACAGCGCCGAGATCGAGCGTCAAGTCACTGTATTCCTCCAGTTGAAAAGGAAGAAAGGCGGCGACTGCAGCGACCCCAAGCAGTTTACCTACGTTCCCCGAGTTCAGG ATAAAGAGGAGGTGCAGCGTAAAAAGCAGAAGCCCTTCTTCTATAATGACCAATGGGGAGGACCTCTGGGAGGGGCTGGGGGTGCAGGGAGAGGGGCCGGAGGATTCGGAGGCGGAGCAGGTGGCGGTGGCG GCTTCCAGTTTAACCAGCAGATGAATGGAACGGGGTGGATGGGGGGTGGATTCTCTGGTTTTGGGGGCGGTGGAGCCCAGATGTCAGGCACCACTGCCCAGGCTGAGGGGACCCAGCAGCAACAGGCAGGAGGGATGGCCGGACAGACGCCAGGACAGACATCCTCACCACTACAACAGCAGCTCTTCCAGATTG CTGCCACTCTCCAGAGCAGGGCCACTCGGATGAGCAAGCAGACAGCTGGGGCTCTACTACAGTACTGCACCACTGGGGACGTCCGGGTCCTTCTGGCAATGCAGAGACACCTATGTGGGGTCCAGGATAAAAACGGAGACAC GCCTTTGCACCTGGCCATCATTCACCAGCAGTCAGCTGTGACCCAGCAGCTGGTTCATACACTCCTCACCATCCAGCAACACAAAGTCCTTAACAAGCTCAACCACCTCGGCCAG actcCTCTCCATCTGGCGGTGATCACCAGGCAGGTTAAGGTGGTGGATGTTCTCCTCCGGGCCGGAGCAGACCCCACCCTGCTGGACCGGGACGGACGGACCGCCCTGCACCTGGCAGCGCTGGCCGGGGATGACGTCACACTCCGGGTCCTGCTGGGCCACCTAGGAGAACGCTACCTCCACCTGGTCAACATGGCCGACTATCATG gtctccaTCCTCTCCACCTGGCTGTTTGTAAGGGAGGAGAGCGCTGTCTGCGTCTGCTGGTGGAGGGCGGGGCTAAGATCAACGCCCCGGAGCAGAAGAGTGGATGCTCCGCCCTCCACCTGGCTGTTAGAGAGAACTACTTCAAAGTGGCCTGCACTCTCATCACAGAG CTGAAAGCAGATGTAAACATGTGTACGTTTGGAGGGAACACTCCTCTCCATCTGGCCGCCAGTCGCAGCTCCCCCCCCCTCTGCTCCATGCTCATTGCTGCAG GAGCCGACAAGAATCTGGAGAACGACGAGCCGCTCTTCTTCAGCTCCTCCTCGTCAGATGAGGAGCAGGAGGATGGACCAGTAAGAGATTTCAGAGAGTCGGCGCTACCGAACACAACACCACTTTCAGAGGGAGAACAAGTCAACCCTCGTAAGAGGTCAGCGACAGGACATACACCCTTTGACCTGGCTAAATGTCATAAG GTGAGAAACCTTCTAGACACCAGACAGAGTCCCAAGCCCAGTCAACAATCAAGTAAAAAGCCTAAACCGAGCAGCATGGAAG AAAGAGGGCAGCTAGACAGTGAGACGCTAAGCAAGCTGTGTGAGCTCCTCAGTCTGAACGATGTGCCCTGGAGACAGCTGGCAGAGAAACTCAACATGCTCTCACTGGCACACCTATATCAGGAGAGTCCCTTGCCCTGTCACAACTTGCTGGAGAATTACCAG ttgggtgGCGGTCCAGTGGAAGGCCTGGTGGAAGCTCTACAGTCTCTGGGTCTGACTGAAGGAGTGAGACTACTGAGACAGGCTGAGCTGAGAGAGGACAAACAAAACACAG ATCAGACAGTGGACAGTGGCTTTGCTAGTCAGCcaatggaggaggagatggaggagccaGGCTTGGCCAACCAGTGA
- the LOC139381214 gene encoding nuclear factor NF-kappa-B p100 subunit-like isoform X2: MSGALRMDEAQYSMKMIENELMMNLSYEFMPPVDVKIEPYVPETGGFLLSTLRTHAHGPYIQIIEEPKQRGFRFRYECEGPSHGGLPGASSERNRRTYPTVKVSNYVGIARVEVQLVTHSDPPQVHAHSLVGRQCCTESGICSMDVGPNDLTAQFSNLGILHVTKRGVGEVLCKRLRDEKRRQGGQHYHFTDAEEQAIGREAKELGKIMDLNIVRLKFTAYLQDSNGGFSRALKPVVSNPIYDSKSPNASNLKISRMDKTSGSVLGGDEIFLLCDKVQKDDIEIRFYEEDDGSWEAFGDFSPTDVHKQYAIVFKTPPYHSAEIERQVTVFLQLKRKKGGDCSDPKQFTYVPRVQDKEEVQRKKQKPFFYNDQWGGPLGGAGGAGRGAGGFGGGAGGGGGFQFNQQMNGTGWMGGGFSGFGGGGAQMSGTTAQAEGTQQQQAGGMAGQTPGQTSSPLQQQLFQIAATLQSRATRMSKQTAGALLQYCTTGDVRVLLAMQRHLCGVQDKNGDTPLHLAIIHQQSAVTQQLVHTLLTIQQHKVLNKLNHLGQTPLHLAVITRQVKVVDVLLRAGADPTLLDRDGRTALHLAALAGDDVTLRVLLGHLGERYLHLVNMADYHGLHPLHLAVCKGGERCLRLLVEGGAKINAPEQKSGCSALHLAVRENYFKVACTLITELKADVNMCTFGGNTPLHLAASRSSPPLCSMLIAAGADKNLENDEPLFFSSSSSDEEQEDGPVRDFRESALPNTTPLSEGEQVNPRKRSATGHTPFDLAKCHKVRNLLDTRQSPKPSQQSSKKPKPSSMEERGQLDSETLSKLCELLSLNDVPWRQLAEKLNMLSLAHLYQESPLPCHNLLENYQLGGGPVEGLVEALQSLGLTEGVRLLRQAELREDKQNTDQTVDSGFASQPMEEEMEEPGLANQ, encoded by the exons ATGTCTGGAGCACTGAG AATGGATGAAGCTCAGTACAGCATGAAAATGATTGAAAATGAG CTGATGATGAATTTGTCCTATGAGTTCATGCCCCCTGTGGATGTCAAGATCGAGCCCTATGTACCGGAGACCGGTGGGTTTCTACTTTCTACCCTACGTACACATG CTCATGGACCCTACATTCAGATCATTGAGGAGCCCAAACAG AGAGGCTTCAGATTCCGCTATGAGTGTGAGGGTCCGTCCCACGGTGGGCTCCCAGGGGCCTCAAGCGAGAGGAACAGGAGGACCTATCCAACTGTCAAG gtgtctAACTATGTGGGGATTGCCAGGGTGGAGGTGCAGCTAGTGACCCACTCAGACCCCCCCCAGGTCCACGCTCACAGTCTGGTGGGGAGGCAGTGCTGCACGGAGAGTGGCATATGCAGTATGGATGTGGGCCCAAACGACCTCACAGCACA gttcAGTAACCTGGGCATCCTTCATGTCActaagagaggggtgggggaagtGTTGTGCAAGAGACtgagagatgagaagaggaggCAAGGGGGGCAGCACTATCATTTTACTG ATGCAGAGGAACAAGCCATAGGGAGAGAAGCCAAGGAGCTTGGGAAGATCATGGACCTGAACATAGTGAGGTTAAAGTTCACGGCCTACCTCCAGGACAGTAACGGCGGGTTCTCTAGGGCCCTGAAGCCGGTGGTCTCCAACCCCATCTATGACAGCA AGTCACCCAATGCCTCAAACCTGAAGATCTCCCGTATGGATAAGACCAGTGGGTCTGTGCTGGGAGGAGATGAGATCTTCCTACTGTGTGACAAAGTACAGAAAG ATGACATTGAGATCCGCTTTTATGAAGAGGATGATGGAAGCTGGGAGGCCTTTGGTGATTTCTCTCCAACTGATGTCCACAAGCAG TACGCCATTGTGTTTAAGACGCCGCCGTACCACAGCGCCGAGATCGAGCGTCAAGTCACTGTATTCCTCCAGTTGAAAAGGAAGAAAGGCGGCGACTGCAGCGACCCCAAGCAGTTTACCTACGTTCCCCGAGTTCAGG ATAAAGAGGAGGTGCAGCGTAAAAAGCAGAAGCCCTTCTTCTATAATGACCAATGGGGAGGACCTCTGGGAGGGGCTGGGGGTGCAGGGAGAGGGGCCGGAGGATTCGGAGGCGGAGCAGGTGGCGGTGGCG GCTTCCAGTTTAACCAGCAGATGAATGGAACGGGGTGGATGGGGGGTGGATTCTCTGGTTTTGGGGGCGGTGGAGCCCAGATGTCAGGCACCACTGCCCAGGCTGAGGGGACCCAGCAGCAACAGGCAGGAGGGATGGCCGGACAGACGCCAGGACAGACATCCTCACCACTACAACAGCAGCTCTTCCAGATTG CTGCCACTCTCCAGAGCAGGGCCACTCGGATGAGCAAGCAGACAGCTGGGGCTCTACTACAGTACTGCACCACTGGGGACGTCCGGGTCCTTCTGGCAATGCAGAGACACCTATGTGGGGTCCAGGATAAAAACGGAGACAC GCCTTTGCACCTGGCCATCATTCACCAGCAGTCAGCTGTGACCCAGCAGCTGGTTCATACACTCCTCACCATCCAGCAACACAAAGTCCTTAACAAGCTCAACCACCTCGGCCAG actcCTCTCCATCTGGCGGTGATCACCAGGCAGGTTAAGGTGGTGGATGTTCTCCTCCGGGCCGGAGCAGACCCCACCCTGCTGGACCGGGACGGACGGACCGCCCTGCACCTGGCAGCGCTGGCCGGGGATGACGTCACACTCCGGGTCCTGCTGGGCCACCTAGGAGAACGCTACCTCCACCTGGTCAACATGGCCGACTATCATG gtctccaTCCTCTCCACCTGGCTGTTTGTAAGGGAGGAGAGCGCTGTCTGCGTCTGCTGGTGGAGGGCGGGGCTAAGATCAACGCCCCGGAGCAGAAGAGTGGATGCTCCGCCCTCCACCTGGCTGTTAGAGAGAACTACTTCAAAGTGGCCTGCACTCTCATCACAGAG CTGAAAGCAGATGTAAACATGTGTACGTTTGGAGGGAACACTCCTCTCCATCTGGCCGCCAGTCGCAGCTCCCCCCCCCTCTGCTCCATGCTCATTGCTGCAG GAGCCGACAAGAATCTGGAGAACGACGAGCCGCTCTTCTTCAGCTCCTCCTCGTCAGATGAGGAGCAGGAGGATGGACCAGTAAGAGATTTCAGAGAGTCGGCGCTACCGAACACAACACCACTTTCAGAGGGAGAACAAGTCAACCCTCGTAAGAGGTCAGCGACAGGACATACACCCTTTGACCTGGCTAAATGTCATAAG GTGAGAAACCTTCTAGACACCAGACAGAGTCCCAAGCCCAGTCAACAATCAAGTAAAAAGCCTAAACCGAGCAGCATGGAAG AAAGAGGGCAGCTAGACAGTGAGACGCTAAGCAAGCTGTGTGAGCTCCTCAGTCTGAACGATGTGCCCTGGAGACAGCTGGCAGAGAAACTCAACATGCTCTCACTGGCACACCTATATCAGGAGAGTCCCTTGCCCTGTCACAACTTGCTGGAGAATTACCAG ttgggtgGCGGTCCAGTGGAAGGCCTGGTGGAAGCTCTACAGTCTCTGGGTCTGACTGAAGGAGTGAGACTACTGAGACAGGCTGAGCTGAGAGAGGACAAACAAAACACAG ATCAGACAGTGGACAGTGGCTTTGCTAGTCAGCcaatggaggaggagatggaggagccaGGCTTGGCCAACCAGTGA
- the LOC139381214 gene encoding nuclear factor NF-kappa-B p100 subunit-like isoform X1 — MSGALRMDEAQYSMKMIENELMMNLSYEFMPPVDVKIEPYVPETGGFLLSTLRTHAHGPYIQIIEEPKQRGFRFRYECEGPSHGGLPGASSERNRRTYPTVKVSNYVGIARVEVQLVTHSDPPQVHAHSLVGRQCCTESGICSMDVGPNDLTAQFSNLGILHVTKRGVGEVLCKRLRDEKRRQGGQHYHFTDAEEQAIGREAKELGKIMDLNIVRLKFTAYLQDSNGGFSRALKPVVSNPIYDSKSPNASNLKISRMDKTSGSVLGGDEIFLLCDKVQKDDIEIRFYEEDDGSWEAFGDFSPTDVHKQYAIVFKTPPYHSAEIERQVTVFLQLKRKKGGDCSDPKQFTYVPRVQDKEEVQRKKQKPFFYNDQWGGPLGGAGGAGRGAGGFGGGAGGGGGFQFNQQMNGTGWMGGGFSGFGGGGAQMSGTTAQAEGTQQQQAGGMAGQTPGQTSSPLQQQLFQIAATLQSRATRMSKQTAGALLQYCTTGDVRVLLAMQRHLCGVQDKNGDTPLHLAIIHQQSAVTQQLVHTLLTIQQHKVLNKLNHLGQTPLHLAVITRQVKVVDVLLRAGADPTLLDRDGRTALHLAALAGDDVTLRVLLGHLGERYLHLVNMADYHGLHPLHLAVCKGGERCLRLLVEGGAKINAPEQKSGCSALHLAVRENYFKVACTLITELKADVNMCTFGGNTPLHLAASRSSPPLCSMLIAAGADKNLENDEPLFFSSSSSDEEQEDGPVRDFRESALPNTTPLSEGEQVNPRKRSATGHTPFDLAKCHKVRNLLDTRQSPKPSQQSSKKPKPSSMEAERGQLDSETLSKLCELLSLNDVPWRQLAEKLNMLSLAHLYQESPLPCHNLLENYQLGGGPVEGLVEALQSLGLTEGVRLLRQAELREDKQNTDQTVDSGFASQPMEEEMEEPGLANQ; from the exons ATGTCTGGAGCACTGAG AATGGATGAAGCTCAGTACAGCATGAAAATGATTGAAAATGAG CTGATGATGAATTTGTCCTATGAGTTCATGCCCCCTGTGGATGTCAAGATCGAGCCCTATGTACCGGAGACCGGTGGGTTTCTACTTTCTACCCTACGTACACATG CTCATGGACCCTACATTCAGATCATTGAGGAGCCCAAACAG AGAGGCTTCAGATTCCGCTATGAGTGTGAGGGTCCGTCCCACGGTGGGCTCCCAGGGGCCTCAAGCGAGAGGAACAGGAGGACCTATCCAACTGTCAAG gtgtctAACTATGTGGGGATTGCCAGGGTGGAGGTGCAGCTAGTGACCCACTCAGACCCCCCCCAGGTCCACGCTCACAGTCTGGTGGGGAGGCAGTGCTGCACGGAGAGTGGCATATGCAGTATGGATGTGGGCCCAAACGACCTCACAGCACA gttcAGTAACCTGGGCATCCTTCATGTCActaagagaggggtgggggaagtGTTGTGCAAGAGACtgagagatgagaagaggaggCAAGGGGGGCAGCACTATCATTTTACTG ATGCAGAGGAACAAGCCATAGGGAGAGAAGCCAAGGAGCTTGGGAAGATCATGGACCTGAACATAGTGAGGTTAAAGTTCACGGCCTACCTCCAGGACAGTAACGGCGGGTTCTCTAGGGCCCTGAAGCCGGTGGTCTCCAACCCCATCTATGACAGCA AGTCACCCAATGCCTCAAACCTGAAGATCTCCCGTATGGATAAGACCAGTGGGTCTGTGCTGGGAGGAGATGAGATCTTCCTACTGTGTGACAAAGTACAGAAAG ATGACATTGAGATCCGCTTTTATGAAGAGGATGATGGAAGCTGGGAGGCCTTTGGTGATTTCTCTCCAACTGATGTCCACAAGCAG TACGCCATTGTGTTTAAGACGCCGCCGTACCACAGCGCCGAGATCGAGCGTCAAGTCACTGTATTCCTCCAGTTGAAAAGGAAGAAAGGCGGCGACTGCAGCGACCCCAAGCAGTTTACCTACGTTCCCCGAGTTCAGG ATAAAGAGGAGGTGCAGCGTAAAAAGCAGAAGCCCTTCTTCTATAATGACCAATGGGGAGGACCTCTGGGAGGGGCTGGGGGTGCAGGGAGAGGGGCCGGAGGATTCGGAGGCGGAGCAGGTGGCGGTGGCG GCTTCCAGTTTAACCAGCAGATGAATGGAACGGGGTGGATGGGGGGTGGATTCTCTGGTTTTGGGGGCGGTGGAGCCCAGATGTCAGGCACCACTGCCCAGGCTGAGGGGACCCAGCAGCAACAGGCAGGAGGGATGGCCGGACAGACGCCAGGACAGACATCCTCACCACTACAACAGCAGCTCTTCCAGATTG CTGCCACTCTCCAGAGCAGGGCCACTCGGATGAGCAAGCAGACAGCTGGGGCTCTACTACAGTACTGCACCACTGGGGACGTCCGGGTCCTTCTGGCAATGCAGAGACACCTATGTGGGGTCCAGGATAAAAACGGAGACAC GCCTTTGCACCTGGCCATCATTCACCAGCAGTCAGCTGTGACCCAGCAGCTGGTTCATACACTCCTCACCATCCAGCAACACAAAGTCCTTAACAAGCTCAACCACCTCGGCCAG actcCTCTCCATCTGGCGGTGATCACCAGGCAGGTTAAGGTGGTGGATGTTCTCCTCCGGGCCGGAGCAGACCCCACCCTGCTGGACCGGGACGGACGGACCGCCCTGCACCTGGCAGCGCTGGCCGGGGATGACGTCACACTCCGGGTCCTGCTGGGCCACCTAGGAGAACGCTACCTCCACCTGGTCAACATGGCCGACTATCATG gtctccaTCCTCTCCACCTGGCTGTTTGTAAGGGAGGAGAGCGCTGTCTGCGTCTGCTGGTGGAGGGCGGGGCTAAGATCAACGCCCCGGAGCAGAAGAGTGGATGCTCCGCCCTCCACCTGGCTGTTAGAGAGAACTACTTCAAAGTGGCCTGCACTCTCATCACAGAG CTGAAAGCAGATGTAAACATGTGTACGTTTGGAGGGAACACTCCTCTCCATCTGGCCGCCAGTCGCAGCTCCCCCCCCCTCTGCTCCATGCTCATTGCTGCAG GAGCCGACAAGAATCTGGAGAACGACGAGCCGCTCTTCTTCAGCTCCTCCTCGTCAGATGAGGAGCAGGAGGATGGACCAGTAAGAGATTTCAGAGAGTCGGCGCTACCGAACACAACACCACTTTCAGAGGGAGAACAAGTCAACCCTCGTAAGAGGTCAGCGACAGGACATACACCCTTTGACCTGGCTAAATGTCATAAG GTGAGAAACCTTCTAGACACCAGACAGAGTCCCAAGCCCAGTCAACAATCAAGTAAAAAGCCTAAACCGAGCAGCATGGAAG CAGAAAGAGGGCAGCTAGACAGTGAGACGCTAAGCAAGCTGTGTGAGCTCCTCAGTCTGAACGATGTGCCCTGGAGACAGCTGGCAGAGAAACTCAACATGCTCTCACTGGCACACCTATATCAGGAGAGTCCCTTGCCCTGTCACAACTTGCTGGAGAATTACCAG ttgggtgGCGGTCCAGTGGAAGGCCTGGTGGAAGCTCTACAGTCTCTGGGTCTGACTGAAGGAGTGAGACTACTGAGACAGGCTGAGCTGAGAGAGGACAAACAAAACACAG ATCAGACAGTGGACAGTGGCTTTGCTAGTCAGCcaatggaggaggagatggaggagccaGGCTTGGCCAACCAGTGA